The Qingshengfaniella alkalisoli sequence CGCAGTGCAGTCGGATCGATTCCGGTCGTCCCGGATAGGCCGCAGTCGTTGCATTGAGCGACCCGATCGCACCAGTTTCAAAGGTCAGCCCGGAACATACGAAGTCTTCGGACTCCATTCGGTGCAGCTTGCTAGTGGCAAGAAAGGCGGACACGGATTGCACCGGGCCGGTCAACGACAGGGCCAGATCCATTGTGTGGATGGCTTGGCTGATCATCACTCCGCCACCGTCACGTGCGTAGCTGCCCCGTCCGGGTTCGTCGTAATAGGACTGATCACGCCACCAAGGGACATCGATTTCGGCGATATGGATTGGTCCAAGCACACCTGATGCAATACGGTCCGCCAACGCTTCGGACGCTACCCTGAAGCGATGCTGGAAGGTGACGCCCAGGGTAATCCCAGCATCCTCGCACATCTCGACAATGTCGGTTGCCGCGCGCAGATCCCGCTCGATCGGCTTTTCCATAAGGATGTGTTTGCCGGCGTGGGCGAGGGTCGAAACGATGTCCCGTCGCGCGTTGGGTGGCGTCGTCAGGATAACAAAATCCACCGCCGGATCGTCAGCAATGTCCTGTATTGACCCGAAAGGCTTCGGGCGGCACTTTGTTTCTTCGGTAATCTGTCGAGCCGCCTGAGCGACCTTGTCCGGATTACGGGACGCGATGCCGTAAAAGTTTACATGCTCGCCCAGATCAGCCAGTGCTTTGATATGTGTGCC is a genomic window containing:
- a CDS encoding Gfo/Idh/MocA family protein yields the protein MSQSQFALRKPNVVLIGLGMVSGTHIKALADLGEHVNFYGIASRNPDKVAQAARQITEETKCRPKPFGSIQDIADDPAVDFVILTTPPNARRDIVSTLAHAGKHILMEKPIERDLRAATDIVEMCEDAGITLGVTFQHRFRVASEALADRIASGVLGPIHIAEIDVPWWRDQSYYDEPGRGSYARDGGGVMISQAIHTMDLALSLTGPVQSVSAFLATSKLHRMESEDFVCSGLTFETGAIGSLNATTAAYPGRPESIRLHCAKASATLCAGVLTIDWHDGNQETIGATAGTGGGADPMAFTHEWHRDTIADFIDAIDRGRAPRVTGREALRTHELIDALVLSAKEKRHVDLTELRETQIRTAL